A part of Astatotilapia calliptera chromosome 15, fAstCal1.2, whole genome shotgun sequence genomic DNA contains:
- the recql gene encoding ATP-dependent DNA helicase Q1 translates to MNTDMQVELDSIEAELDTVELQLAEILQKKAELTSRKNALLQQLEEACDTAQPLSSSASKASEAKPAMSKQEMQRYDGTDFPWSSNVEQHLKATFHLSNFRPLQLKAINLTMSGKDLFLVMPTGRGKSLCYQLPAICSNGFTLVITPLVSLMEDQLMYLKTIDVSAVMLNASSSREHAKTVMAGMTDPKAPFKLVYVTPEKIAKSKLLMSRLEKAYKANLLNRIAVDEVHCCSQWGHDFRPDYKMLGILKRQFPKVPLLGLTATATSSVLKDCEKILCVPQAITLTASFNRTNLYYEVRIKDSVSEASVNDIAALIKSKYKDQSGIVYVFSQKDAELVSAELQKRDILAYPYHANMDSEDKSRVHRKWTSNKIQVVVATVAFGMGIDKPDVRFVIHHTISKSIENYYQESGRAGRDDSPADCIVYFGFADIFRISTMVVMENVGQQKLLQMVDYCQNVNRCRRSLMAVHFDEVWDDEGCNQMCDTCSQAKDYPTVDITQHARQVVQIVELAASMDEKLTPLKLVDAWMGKGPAKHRKMIQTTTLSRRQAEVVIVHLLLQGYLREDFSFTPYTTYFYMKLGRKASLLKNPTHTLSVKMRDAGAGTALVKVSSGKGKSKEGKRSVQSCGDATVSKKIKTHLP, encoded by the exons ATGAATACAG ATATGCAGGTCGAGCTGGACTCGATCGAGGCCGAGCTGGACACAGTGGAACTGCAGCTCGCAGAGATCCTGCAGAAAAAGGCTGAGCTCACTTCTCGGAAGAATGccctgctgcagcagctggaggaggcCTGTGACACTGCACAGCCTTTATCTTCTTCTGCCTCAAAGGCATCTGAAGCCAAGCCAGCGATGAGCAAGCAGGAAATGCAACGATATGATGGCACAG ATTTTCCATGGTCCAGCAACGTGGAGCAGCACCTGAAGGCCACATTCCATCTCTCTAACTTCAGACCTTTGCAGCTGAAAGCCATCAACCTGACCATGTCAGGCAAGGACCTGTTCCTGGTCATGCCCACAGGAAGAGGGAAGAGTCTCTGCTATCAGCTTCCTGCAATCTGTTCTAATG GCTTTACACTGGTCATCACTCCACTTGTATCCCTGATGGAGGACCAGTTGATGTACCTGAAGACTATTGACGTGTCGGCAGTCATGCTCAATGCATCCAGTAGCAGA GAGCATGCTAAGACGGTCATGGCTGGAATGACAGATCCAAAGGCCCCCTTCAAGCTGGTGTACGTGACTCCAGAGAAAATTGCTAAGAGCAAGCTCCTAATGTCTCGTCTGGAGAAAGCCTACAAAGCAAACCTCCTGAATCGTATTGCTGTTGATGAGGTGCACTGTTGCAGCCAATGGGGTCATGACTTCAGACCAG ATTATAAGATGCTAGGCATCCTGAAGAGGCAGTTCCCCAAAGTGCCCCTCCTTGGCCTCACAGCCACAGCAACCAGTAGTGTCCTGAAAGACTGCGAGAAGATCCTGTGTGTGCCACAGGCAATCACGCTCACTGCTTCCTTCAATCGAACTAATCTCTACTATGAA GTTCGTATAAAGGATTCTGTCAGTGAAGCATCAGTAAATGACATAGCTGCTCTGATCAAGAGTAAATACAAGGACCAATCAG GAATTGTGTATGTATTCTCTCAGAAGGATGCAGAGTTGGTGTCAGCAGAACTCCAGAAAAGAGACATCTTGGCATATCCTTACCATGCAAACATGGACTCTGAGGACAAGTCCCGGGTTCACCGCAAATGGACCTCCAACAAAATTCAG gtTGTGGTAGCCACTGTGGCATTTGGCATGGGCATTGACAAGCCTGACGTCAGGTTTGTCATCCACCACACCATCAGCAAGTCCATTGAGAACTACTACCAAGAGAGTGGACGGGCAG GTCGAGATGACTCTCCGGCTGACTGCATTGTCTATTTCGGCTTCGCTGATATCTTCAGGATCAGCACCATGGTGGTGATGGAGAATGTTGGTCAGCAGAAATTGCTACAGATGGTAGATTACTGCCAGAATGTTAACAG GTGTCGGCGCTCTCTCATGGCAGTTCACTTTGATGAAGTGTGGGATGATGAAGGATGCAACCAGATGTGTGACACTTGCAGTCAAGCAAAAG ATTACCCCACTGTGGACATTACCCAACATGCCAGGCAAGTGGTGCAGATTGTGGAGCTTGCAGCCTCCATGGATGAGAAACTGACCCCACTGAAACTGGTGGATGCATGGATGGGGAAAGGCCCTGCAAAGCACAGGAAGATGATTCAGACCACCACGCTGTCTCGGCGACAGGCTGAAGTTGTGATTGTTCACCTGCTCCTGCAGGGATACCTCAG AGAGGATTTCAGCTTCACACCTTACACCACCTACTTCTACATGAAGCTGGGCCGCAAAGCTTCTCTGCTGAAGAAcccgacacacacactgagcgtGAAGATGAGAGATGCAGGGGCCGGAACTGCTTTG GTAAAAGTCTCCAGTGGCAAGGGCAAATccaaagagggaaagagatcAGTTCAGAGCTGTGGAGATGCCACTGTGTCCAAGAAAATCAAGACACATCTCCCATAG